From the genome of Uranotaenia lowii strain MFRU-FL chromosome 1, ASM2978415v1, whole genome shotgun sequence, one region includes:
- the LOC129738479 gene encoding uridine phosphorylase 1 isoform X2, which produces MSAWNYHPSLSEEERDEYNDGSVRLRNPNIELMDQDILYHLALGSGSHDLQEMFGDVKFVCMGGTPKRMENFAHFIMDEIGYKLPAGTQLQDISAFSYRYSMYKVGPVLSISHGMGVPSLGILLHEMIKLMYHAKCKNPIFIRIGTCGGIGVEGGTVVITDDAVDGLLRSTHELAILGKIVHRPAVVDKRLVRELKSLASPDDPYDTITGKTMCTSDFYEGQGRLDGAFCDFSEQDKMDYLEKLHNFGVVNIEMECTIFAALTHHAGIKAAVVCVTLLDRLKGDQVMSPKEVMNEWQQRPQILVSRLIRKHLAQVGALKNLASTPSAIKSPRRFKLVQQESEAHE; this is translated from the exons GTACAACGATGGCTCGGTCCGGCTGCGGAATCCCAACATCGAACTCATGGACCAGGATATTCTGTACCATTTGGCCTTAGGCAGCGGCAGCCATGATTTGCAGGAGATGTTCGGAGATGTTAAG TTTGTCTGCATGGGTGGAACCCCGAAGCGCATGGAGAACTTCGCACACTTCATCATGGACGAGATCGGCTACAAACTGCCGGCCGGAACTCAGCTCCAGGATATCAGCGCGTTCTCCTACCGTTACTCGATGTATAAG gtCGGTCCGGTGCTGTCGATCAGCCACGGAATGGGAGTGCCTTCGCTCGGCATTTTGCTGCACGAGATGATCAAGCTGATGTACCACGCCAAGTGCAAGAACCCGATCTTCATCCGTATCGGAACGTGCGGAGGTATCGGTGTCGAGGGTGGAACCGTGGTCATTACCGATGATGCCGTGGATGGATTGTTGCGTAGTACGCATGAGTTG GCCATCCTGGGTAAAATTGTACATCGTCCAGCAGTCGTGGATAAGCGACTAGTGCGGGAGCTAAAATCGCTCGCCTCGCCAGATGATCCCTACGATACGATTACCGGCAAAACCATGTGTACGTCCGACTTCTATGAAG GTCAAGGTCGGCTGGATGGAGCGTTCTGCGACTTCTCGGAGCAGGATAAGATGGACTACCTCGAGAAGCTGCACAACTTTGGGGTGGTGAACATCGAGATGGAGTGCACCATCTTTGCGGCGCTGACCCATCATGCCGGCATCAAGGCCGCCGTGGTTTGCGTAACGCTGCTGGATCGGCTCAAGGGCGACCAGGTGATGTCCCCGAAGGAGGTCATGAACGAGTGGCAGCAGCGCCCGCAGATCCTGGTATCCCGGCTGATTCGGAAGCATCTGGCCCAGGTTGGAGCGTTGAAGAACCTCGCCTCAACGCCCAGCGCCATCAAGTCGCCACGCCGCTTCAAACTGGTCCAGCAGGAATCGGAAGCTCACGAGTAA
- the LOC129738479 gene encoding uridine phosphorylase 1 isoform X1, producing the protein MSKNGNGTLLEVSNNGDYKNGRSKHENNVDEDEEASFFPPNTRYNDGSVRLRNPNIELMDQDILYHLALGSGSHDLQEMFGDVKFVCMGGTPKRMENFAHFIMDEIGYKLPAGTQLQDISAFSYRYSMYKVGPVLSISHGMGVPSLGILLHEMIKLMYHAKCKNPIFIRIGTCGGIGVEGGTVVITDDAVDGLLRSTHELAILGKIVHRPAVVDKRLVRELKSLASPDDPYDTITGKTMCTSDFYEGQGRLDGAFCDFSEQDKMDYLEKLHNFGVVNIEMECTIFAALTHHAGIKAAVVCVTLLDRLKGDQVMSPKEVMNEWQQRPQILVSRLIRKHLAQVGALKNLASTPSAIKSPRRFKLVQQESEAHE; encoded by the exons ATGAGTAAAAACGGAAATGGTACCTTGCTGGAAGTCAGCAACAATGGTGACTATAAAAACGGGCGGAGCAAGCATGAAAATAATGTCGACGAGGACGAGGAAGCATCCTTTTTTCCTCCGAACACTAG GTACAACGATGGCTCGGTCCGGCTGCGGAATCCCAACATCGAACTCATGGACCAGGATATTCTGTACCATTTGGCCTTAGGCAGCGGCAGCCATGATTTGCAGGAGATGTTCGGAGATGTTAAG TTTGTCTGCATGGGTGGAACCCCGAAGCGCATGGAGAACTTCGCACACTTCATCATGGACGAGATCGGCTACAAACTGCCGGCCGGAACTCAGCTCCAGGATATCAGCGCGTTCTCCTACCGTTACTCGATGTATAAG gtCGGTCCGGTGCTGTCGATCAGCCACGGAATGGGAGTGCCTTCGCTCGGCATTTTGCTGCACGAGATGATCAAGCTGATGTACCACGCCAAGTGCAAGAACCCGATCTTCATCCGTATCGGAACGTGCGGAGGTATCGGTGTCGAGGGTGGAACCGTGGTCATTACCGATGATGCCGTGGATGGATTGTTGCGTAGTACGCATGAGTTG GCCATCCTGGGTAAAATTGTACATCGTCCAGCAGTCGTGGATAAGCGACTAGTGCGGGAGCTAAAATCGCTCGCCTCGCCAGATGATCCCTACGATACGATTACCGGCAAAACCATGTGTACGTCCGACTTCTATGAAG GTCAAGGTCGGCTGGATGGAGCGTTCTGCGACTTCTCGGAGCAGGATAAGATGGACTACCTCGAGAAGCTGCACAACTTTGGGGTGGTGAACATCGAGATGGAGTGCACCATCTTTGCGGCGCTGACCCATCATGCCGGCATCAAGGCCGCCGTGGTTTGCGTAACGCTGCTGGATCGGCTCAAGGGCGACCAGGTGATGTCCCCGAAGGAGGTCATGAACGAGTGGCAGCAGCGCCCGCAGATCCTGGTATCCCGGCTGATTCGGAAGCATCTGGCCCAGGTTGGAGCGTTGAAGAACCTCGCCTCAACGCCCAGCGCCATCAAGTCGCCACGCCGCTTCAAACTGGTCCAGCAGGAATCGGAAGCTCACGAGTAA